Proteins found in one Aquibium microcysteis genomic segment:
- a CDS encoding ferritin-like domain-containing protein, with amino-acid sequence MGLFTRDIKTMDDLFVHQLQDVYYAEKQILKALPKMIDKATSPELKAGFKQHLTETEGQVERLERVFRMHGAEPKAVDCPAIDGIVKETNEVAGEIADKQVLDAALIASAQAVEHYEMTRYGTLVAWARQLGREDCAAVLQQTLDEERATDEKLTRLAESGVNRKAAAE; translated from the coding sequence ATGGGACTCTTCACCCGTGACATCAAGACCATGGACGATCTGTTCGTGCACCAGCTGCAGGACGTCTACTATGCCGAGAAGCAGATCCTGAAGGCGCTGCCGAAGATGATCGACAAGGCGACCAGCCCCGAACTGAAGGCCGGGTTCAAGCAGCATCTGACCGAGACGGAAGGCCAGGTGGAGCGCCTGGAGCGGGTCTTCAGGATGCATGGCGCCGAGCCGAAGGCGGTGGACTGCCCGGCCATCGACGGCATCGTCAAGGAGACCAACGAGGTCGCCGGCGAGATCGCCGACAAGCAGGTGCTGGACGCCGCGCTGATCGCCTCCGCGCAGGCCGTCGAACATTACGAGATGACGCGCTACGGCACGCTGGTCGCCTGGGCGCGCCAGCTCGGACGGGAGGATTGCGCCGCCGTGCTGCAGCAGACGCTCGATGAGGAGCGGGCCACCGACGAGAAGCTGACGCGGCTCGCCGAGAGCGGCGTCAACAGGAAGGCCGCCGCCGAATAG
- a CDS encoding ABC transporter permease — translation MNAVFSFGRLGALLAKEFIQMRRDRLTFAMMLGVPLMQLVLFGYAINNDPRSLPAALVAMSGDRYTRAIVSALQVTDYYRFDHVAGSAAEAEALMAAGKVSFVVTIPADFARRVDRGESPQILVEADATDPSASSGAISTLSTLAARALLRERGLEHHAAESAKANLEVVVHRRYNPEGISQYNIVPGLLGVILQMTMVMMTSMALTRETERGTMENLLAMPASPVEIMLGKVLPFLAVGSVQVTVVLVAAKGLFGVPFVGSMPLLLAAILVFVLALVLLGYTISTVARTQMQAMQLTFFFFLPSILLSGFMFPYRGMPDWAQVLGEILPLTHFLRVIRAVMLKGADFAAIATEVAWLAGFVVVFGGLALARFRRTLD, via the coding sequence ATGAACGCGGTCTTCTCCTTCGGCCGGCTGGGTGCGCTGCTCGCCAAGGAGTTCATCCAGATGCGGCGCGACCGGCTGACCTTCGCCATGATGCTGGGCGTGCCGCTGATGCAGCTCGTCCTGTTCGGCTACGCCATCAACAACGATCCGAGGAGCCTGCCCGCCGCGCTGGTGGCGATGTCGGGCGACCGCTACACCCGCGCCATCGTCTCGGCGCTGCAGGTCACGGACTACTACCGCTTCGACCACGTGGCGGGCAGCGCCGCGGAGGCCGAGGCGCTGATGGCCGCGGGCAAGGTCTCCTTCGTGGTGACCATCCCGGCCGATTTCGCCCGCCGCGTCGACCGCGGCGAGAGCCCGCAGATCCTGGTCGAGGCCGACGCCACCGACCCCTCCGCCTCCTCCGGCGCGATCTCCACCCTGTCGACGCTGGCGGCGCGCGCCCTGCTGCGCGAGCGCGGGCTGGAGCATCATGCGGCCGAGAGCGCGAAGGCGAACCTCGAGGTCGTCGTCCACCGCCGCTACAATCCGGAAGGCATCTCGCAATACAACATCGTGCCGGGCCTGCTCGGCGTCATCCTGCAGATGACCATGGTGATGATGACCTCGATGGCGCTCACCCGCGAGACCGAGCGCGGCACCATGGAGAACCTGCTCGCCATGCCGGCGAGCCCGGTCGAGATCATGCTGGGCAAGGTGCTGCCCTTCCTCGCCGTGGGTTCGGTGCAGGTGACGGTCGTGCTGGTCGCGGCCAAGGGCCTTTTCGGCGTCCCCTTCGTCGGCTCGATGCCGCTGCTGCTCGCCGCCATCCTCGTCTTCGTGCTGGCGCTGGTGCTGCTCGGCTACACCATCTCCACCGTGGCGCGGACGCAGATGCAGGCCATGCAGCTGACCTTCTTCTTCTTCCTGCCGTCGATCCTGCTCTCGGGCTTCATGTTCCCCTATCGCGGCATGCCGGACTGGGCGCAGGTGCTCGGCGAGATCCTGCCGCTCACCCATTTCCTGCGCGTCATCCGCGCCGTCATGCTGAAGGGCGCGGACTTCGCCGCCATCGCGACCGAGGTCGCCTGGCTCGCCGGCTTCGTGGTCGTCTTCGGCGGGCTGGCGCTCGCCCGCTTCCGGCGCACGCTGGACTGA
- a CDS encoding cobalamin-binding protein, whose protein sequence is MKRYPPQRIVCLTEETVETLYLLGEDARIVGVSGYAVRPARVRREKPRVSAFTSADIPKILALEPDLVFTFSDLQADIAAELIRAGIAVHAFNQRDVAGILAMIRTVGALVGAAEKAEALARRYEARLADIARAAAGRARPRVFFEEWDEPLISGIGWVSELVSIAGGDDVFPGLAGEKAAKDRLVAPELVIAAAPDVILASWCGKKVRPEKIAARPGWQEIPAVRDGRIVEIKSPLILQPGPAALTDGLDAIVAALRG, encoded by the coding sequence ATGAAACGATATCCGCCGCAACGCATCGTCTGCCTGACCGAGGAGACGGTCGAGACGCTCTATCTGCTCGGCGAGGACGCCCGCATCGTCGGCGTGTCCGGCTATGCGGTGCGGCCGGCCCGGGTGCGCCGGGAGAAGCCGCGCGTGTCGGCCTTCACCTCGGCCGACATCCCGAAGATCCTGGCGCTGGAGCCGGATCTCGTCTTCACCTTCTCGGACCTGCAGGCCGACATCGCCGCGGAACTGATCCGCGCCGGCATCGCGGTGCATGCCTTCAACCAGCGCGACGTCGCCGGCATCCTGGCCATGATCCGCACCGTCGGCGCCCTCGTCGGCGCGGCGGAGAAGGCCGAGGCGCTGGCGAGGCGCTACGAGGCGCGGCTGGCCGACATCGCCCGGGCAGCCGCCGGTCGTGCCCGACCGCGCGTCTTCTTCGAGGAATGGGACGAGCCGCTGATCAGCGGCATCGGCTGGGTGTCGGAACTGGTCTCGATCGCCGGCGGCGACGACGTCTTTCCCGGGCTGGCCGGGGAAAAGGCGGCGAAGGACCGCCTCGTCGCGCCGGAGCTTGTGATCGCGGCCGCACCGGACGTGATCCTGGCCTCCTGGTGCGGCAAGAAGGTGCGTCCGGAGAAGATCGCTGCGCGGCCGGGCTGGCAGGAGATCCCCGCCGTGCGCGACGGGCGCATCGTCGAGATCAAGTCGCCACTGATCCTGCAGCCGGGTCCCGCCGCCCTGACCGACGGGCTCGACGCGATCGTGGCGGCGCTGCGGGGCTGA
- a CDS encoding CmpA/NrtA family ABC transporter substrate-binding protein gives MTMNEHQIDAGFMPLFDCAILIVARELGFAEREGVELRLFRETSWANIRDRIAIGHFDVAHMLGPMPLACNLGLTPLDSNTIVPFSFGLGGNCVTVSNMVWEGMAAHGALPDLDPTRNGGALRAFIRARGAAGAPMLRFAVTHPHSGHNYELRYWLAGCGIDPSREIEIVIVPPPFMADALAAGRIDGYCVGEPWNSVSVVAGTGHIATVKAAIWRNSPEKVLGVRAAWAKDHPEALAALLRAMHHAARWCQDPMNHPALTELMAQPVYLGQPADIQMRALTGRLDPGAGTIRQIEDFYLPFDKAANFPWKSHSLWFYTQMVRWGDVAHTPANVAIALDCYRPDLYRSALKPLGVALPGANAKVEGALTAATPVGSAGASLVLGPDGFFDGRIFDPHALDAYVEAQAGA, from the coding sequence ATGACGATGAACGAGCACCAGATCGACGCCGGCTTCATGCCGCTCTTCGACTGCGCGATCCTGATCGTCGCCCGCGAGCTGGGCTTTGCCGAACGCGAGGGCGTCGAACTGCGGCTGTTCCGCGAGACGTCGTGGGCCAACATCCGCGACCGCATCGCGATCGGCCATTTCGACGTGGCGCACATGCTGGGGCCGATGCCGCTGGCCTGCAACCTCGGGCTGACGCCGCTTGACTCGAACACGATCGTGCCGTTCTCCTTCGGGCTCGGCGGCAACTGCGTGACCGTGTCGAACATGGTCTGGGAGGGCATGGCCGCGCACGGCGCGCTGCCCGATCTCGACCCGACGCGCAACGGCGGCGCGCTGCGCGCCTTCATCCGGGCGCGCGGGGCGGCGGGCGCGCCGATGCTGCGCTTCGCGGTGACCCACCCGCATTCGGGGCACAATTACGAACTGCGCTACTGGCTCGCCGGCTGCGGTATCGACCCTTCCCGCGAGATCGAGATCGTCATCGTGCCGCCGCCCTTCATGGCGGATGCGCTCGCGGCCGGCCGCATCGACGGCTATTGCGTCGGCGAGCCGTGGAACAGCGTCTCGGTGGTCGCGGGCACCGGCCATATCGCCACCGTCAAGGCGGCGATCTGGCGCAACAGCCCCGAGAAGGTGCTGGGCGTGCGCGCCGCCTGGGCGAAGGACCATCCCGAGGCGCTGGCGGCGCTGCTACGCGCCATGCACCACGCGGCGCGCTGGTGCCAGGACCCCATGAACCACCCGGCGCTCACCGAGCTGATGGCGCAGCCCGTCTATCTCGGCCAGCCGGCGGACATCCAGATGCGGGCGCTGACCGGCCGGCTCGATCCCGGCGCAGGGACGATCCGGCAGATCGAGGATTTCTACCTGCCCTTCGACAAGGCGGCGAACTTCCCGTGGAAGAGCCATTCGCTGTGGTTCTATACCCAGATGGTGCGCTGGGGCGACGTCGCGCACACGCCGGCCAACGTGGCGATCGCGCTCGACTGCTATCGCCCCGACCTCTACCGCAGCGCGCTGAAGCCGCTCGGCGTCGCGCTCCCGGGCGCCAATGCGAAGGTCGAAGGCGCGCTGACGGCGGCCACCCCGGTCGGCTCGGCGGGCGCCAGCCTCGTGCTCGGCCCGGACGGCTTCTTCGACGGCCGGATCTTCGACCCGCATGCGCTCGACGCCTATGTGGAGGCGCAGGCGGGCGCCTGA
- a CDS encoding HlyD family secretion protein, producing the protein MPWFCALPFAAQLLGACAAPAPLAVGYVEGEYVMLAPIEVAQVKGLAVRRGDRVAAGTPIARLEDADATIAVAQAEAALAQADAQLADLRLGKRPEEVAVLEAALRSARAEVAEAARGLARVRDLFARGIATQAQLDEASTAAEIAEAARGQAEANLAVAGLAARPEAIRAAEGQVSQAQAALDDARWRLSQRTIGAPAAGRVSDVIRNPGDIAGPSAPVVAMLPDGAVRLKVYLPEPAFHAVSVGDRLAVRCDGCPDGLTARVSYVSPDPEFTPPVIYSLETRQKLVYLVEARPEDGADRLQPGQIVDVELAR; encoded by the coding sequence ATGCCCTGGTTCTGCGCCCTTCCCTTCGCCGCGCAGCTCCTCGGCGCCTGTGCCGCGCCCGCGCCGCTGGCGGTCGGCTACGTCGAGGGCGAATACGTCATGCTGGCGCCGATCGAGGTGGCGCAGGTCAAGGGCCTGGCGGTCCGCCGCGGCGACCGTGTCGCGGCCGGAACGCCGATCGCGCGGCTGGAGGACGCCGACGCGACCATCGCGGTCGCGCAGGCCGAAGCCGCGCTGGCGCAGGCCGACGCGCAGCTCGCCGACCTGCGGCTCGGCAAGCGCCCCGAAGAGGTCGCGGTGCTCGAGGCGGCCCTTCGGTCGGCGCGCGCCGAGGTCGCCGAAGCCGCGCGCGGCCTTGCCCGCGTCCGCGATCTCTTCGCCCGCGGCATCGCCACGCAGGCGCAGCTCGACGAAGCCTCCACCGCAGCCGAGATCGCCGAGGCGGCACGCGGACAGGCCGAGGCCAACCTCGCCGTCGCCGGCCTCGCCGCCCGGCCGGAGGCGATCCGGGCGGCCGAGGGCCAGGTCAGCCAGGCGCAGGCCGCACTCGACGATGCGCGCTGGCGCCTCTCCCAGCGGACCATCGGGGCGCCGGCCGCGGGCCGCGTCTCCGACGTCATCCGCAATCCCGGCGACATAGCCGGCCCGTCCGCGCCCGTCGTCGCGATGCTGCCGGACGGCGCGGTCAGGCTGAAGGTCTACCTGCCCGAGCCCGCCTTCCACGCCGTGAGCGTCGGCGACCGCCTCGCCGTCCGCTGCGACGGCTGTCCCGACGGACTGACGGCGCGCGTCTCCTACGTCTCGCCGGACCCGGAGTTCACCCCGCCGGTCATTTATTCGCTCGAGACCCGCCAGAAGCTGGTCTACCTCGTCGAGGCGCGGCCGGAGGACGGCGCCGACCGTCTCCAGCCGGGTCAGATCGTCGACGTCGAGCTGGCGCGCTAG
- a CDS encoding ANTAR domain-containing response regulator, which produces MKPAALRILIIDENRIRAAVIEEGLREAGHTAVTLVHDVSGIARRITEVNPDVIVIDLENPNRDMLENMFQLSRAVKRPIAMFVDRADTASIEAAVDAGVSAYIVDGLRKERVKPILQMAISRFNAFSRMARELEEARGELEGRKLIERAKGILMKSRGMSEEDAYALLRKTAMNQNRKLADVAQSLVTAADLLGPGGP; this is translated from the coding sequence ATGAAGCCCGCCGCCCTCCGCATCCTGATCATCGACGAGAACCGCATCCGCGCGGCGGTGATCGAGGAGGGACTGCGCGAGGCCGGGCACACGGCCGTGACCCTGGTACACGACGTCAGCGGGATCGCGCGGCGGATCACCGAGGTGAACCCCGACGTCATCGTGATCGACCTGGAAAACCCCAACCGCGACATGCTGGAGAACATGTTCCAGCTGTCGCGCGCGGTGAAGCGGCCGATCGCCATGTTCGTCGACCGCGCCGACACGGCCTCGATCGAGGCCGCGGTCGATGCCGGCGTCTCGGCCTATATCGTCGACGGGCTGCGCAAGGAGCGCGTCAAGCCGATCCTGCAGATGGCGATCAGCCGGTTCAACGCCTTCTCGCGCATGGCGCGGGAACTGGAGGAGGCGCGCGGCGAACTGGAGGGCCGCAAGCTGATCGAGCGGGCCAAGGGCATTCTCATGAAGTCGCGCGGGATGAGCGAGGAGGACGCCTACGCCTTGCTGCGCAAGACGGCCATGAACCAGAACCGCAAGCTCGCCGACGTGGCGCAGAGCCTCGTGACGGCCGCCGACCTGCTCGGGCCAGGAGGTCCATGA
- a CDS encoding MFS transporter: MTTVAPAAPPPGTAGHWLMIATLAAGNFAIGMGAFVVIGVLSPLAADLGLSKTGAGLVMTIYAVAYAVLSPLLVAATGRLGRRAVLALGLAIFALSALLAVVAWNGPALYAARILAAVGGGLFTPVAASVAFSASPPEARGRALARVFLGMTLAQALGIPLGSFVGYTFGWRAAFAIVLVLSLATLLLVLRTVPRRVAFQPNSLRTLVEALADWRSLVSILVTATIMAAPYFVYTFVTPLLEARMGFGRDGVALVLLAYGAGAVAGSWAAGIWTDRFGPLGTIYGVLAAQVLLMPVFSFLPVPLPVLLLVTFLWAMFGWSFLVPQQTRLMRQAPQRQAVVLSLNAACIYVGASLGSALGGVVAENLGLDWLGLAGMLAVLLATVHLFISESLFRKRPAT, encoded by the coding sequence TTGACGACCGTCGCGCCAGCGGCGCCACCACCCGGCACGGCGGGGCACTGGCTGATGATCGCCACGCTCGCCGCCGGCAATTTCGCCATCGGCATGGGCGCCTTCGTGGTCATCGGCGTCCTGTCGCCGCTCGCCGCCGACCTCGGCCTCTCGAAGACCGGCGCCGGCCTGGTCATGACCATCTACGCCGTCGCCTATGCCGTGCTGTCGCCCCTGCTGGTCGCCGCCACCGGTCGCCTCGGCCGCCGCGCCGTGCTCGCCCTCGGGCTCGCGATCTTCGCCCTGTCCGCGCTGCTCGCGGTCGTCGCCTGGAACGGGCCGGCTCTCTATGCGGCGCGCATCCTTGCAGCCGTCGGCGGCGGCCTGTTCACGCCCGTGGCCGCGAGCGTCGCCTTCTCGGCCAGCCCACCGGAAGCGCGGGGCAGGGCGCTCGCCCGCGTCTTCCTCGGCATGACGCTCGCCCAGGCGCTGGGAATCCCGCTCGGCAGCTTCGTCGGCTACACCTTCGGCTGGCGCGCCGCCTTCGCCATCGTCCTGGTGCTCAGCCTCGCGACCCTGCTGCTCGTGCTGCGCACCGTGCCGCGCCGCGTGGCGTTCCAGCCCAACTCCCTGCGCACGCTGGTCGAGGCGCTGGCCGACTGGCGCAGCCTCGTCTCGATCCTGGTGACGGCCACCATCATGGCCGCACCCTACTTCGTCTACACCTTCGTCACGCCGCTGCTCGAGGCGCGGATGGGATTCGGGCGCGACGGCGTCGCGCTCGTGCTGCTGGCCTACGGCGCCGGGGCCGTGGCGGGAAGCTGGGCGGCCGGCATCTGGACGGATCGCTTCGGTCCGCTCGGCACCATCTACGGGGTCCTGGCCGCGCAGGTGCTTCTGATGCCGGTCTTCTCTTTCCTTCCTGTTCCGCTGCCCGTGCTGCTGCTCGTCACCTTCCTCTGGGCCATGTTCGGCTGGTCCTTCCTCGTGCCGCAGCAGACCCGCCTCATGCGTCAGGCGCCGCAGCGCCAGGCGGTGGTGCTGTCCCTCAACGCGGCCTGCATCTATGTCGGCGCCTCGCTCGGCTCGGCCCTCGGCGGCGTCGTCGCCGAGAATCTCGGGCTCGACTGGCTGGGACTGGCGGGAATGCTCGCGGTTCTGCTCGCGACGGTGCATCTTTTCATCTCCGAATCGCTTTTCCGGAAGCGCCCCGCGACGTGA
- a CDS encoding hydantoinase/oxoprolinase N-terminal domain-containing protein has translation MAPDPQTLFLGIDTGGTYTDAVLWSPSAGVVAKAKALTTRHDLAEGISGAVDAVLAQAAVDPAAIKLVSMSTTLATNALVEGQGGRVALVMIGFRPEDLARDGLSAALGGDPLVECPGGHDVHGNAARLDLSELEARLPDLAGSVSGFAVAAYFSTRNPAHEIAARDMIRARTGLPVTASHELSSKLGGPRRALTTLLNARLISMIDRLVAATEGFLARRGIAAPLMVVRGDGALVSAAFARTRPIETILSGPAASLVGARHMTGLDEAVVSDIGGTTTDVAVLDRGRPRLDPEGATVGGFRTMVEAVAMRTFGLGGDSEIALEDGGLEPALKLGPRRLVPLSLAGMRHGAVVREHLERQLRAPNPGRLDGRFALRTGVPAHLEAGLSAPEAKLFATITAEPQPLDRLLASTAQAATLNRLVARGLVHVCGFTPSDAAHVLSLQSNWDAATARMGAELFARRRDGRGQPIAASPEAMAQRVLSALTRRSAEVILETGFAEDGLDGAATVAHPLVQRAMDARGGISGIAVALDRPVVGLGASASLHYAGLPPLVGNDCVLPPDADVANALGAVVGQVRVTAEARVSQPKEGLFRMSAGETMRDFLSEEEAMAAAEVEIARLAAERAEAAGAQDAQVTIEREVKAATVEGSRSFVEALLVATASGRPRVAA, from the coding sequence ATGGCACCCGACCCGCAGACGCTCTTCCTCGGCATCGACACCGGCGGCACCTACACCGACGCGGTGCTGTGGTCGCCCTCCGCAGGCGTGGTGGCCAAGGCGAAGGCGCTGACGACGCGACACGACCTCGCCGAAGGCATCTCGGGCGCGGTCGACGCGGTGCTGGCGCAGGCGGCGGTCGATCCGGCCGCGATCAAGCTCGTCTCCATGTCGACGACGCTCGCCACCAATGCGCTGGTGGAGGGCCAGGGCGGGCGGGTGGCGCTAGTGATGATCGGCTTCAGGCCGGAGGATCTGGCGCGCGACGGGCTTTCGGCCGCGCTCGGAGGCGACCCGCTGGTCGAGTGCCCGGGCGGACACGACGTGCACGGCAATGCGGCGCGGCTCGACCTGTCGGAGCTCGAGGCGCGGCTGCCCGACCTCGCGGGCAGCGTGTCGGGCTTCGCGGTCGCCGCCTATTTCTCCACCCGCAATCCCGCCCACGAGATCGCCGCGCGCGACATGATCCGCGCCCGCACCGGGCTGCCGGTGACGGCGAGCCACGAACTGTCGTCGAAGCTCGGCGGGCCGCGCCGGGCGCTGACGACGCTGCTCAACGCCCGCCTGATCTCGATGATCGACCGGCTGGTGGCCGCGACCGAGGGCTTTCTCGCCCGCCGCGGCATCGCGGCGCCGCTGATGGTGGTGCGCGGCGACGGTGCGCTGGTCTCGGCCGCCTTCGCCCGCACGCGGCCGATCGAGACCATCCTCTCCGGTCCGGCGGCGAGCCTCGTCGGCGCGCGGCACATGACCGGGCTCGACGAAGCGGTCGTCTCCGACATCGGCGGCACCACCACCGACGTCGCGGTGCTCGACCGCGGCCGGCCGCGGCTGGACCCGGAGGGCGCCACCGTCGGCGGCTTCCGCACCATGGTGGAGGCCGTGGCGATGCGCACCTTCGGCCTCGGCGGCGATTCGGAGATCGCCTTGGAGGACGGCGGGCTGGAACCGGCGCTGAAGCTCGGGCCGCGCCGGCTGGTACCGCTCTCGCTCGCCGGCATGCGGCACGGCGCGGTCGTGCGCGAGCATCTGGAGCGGCAGCTGCGGGCGCCGAACCCCGGCCGCCTGGACGGCCGCTTCGCGCTGCGCACCGGCGTGCCGGCGCATCTGGAGGCGGGGCTGTCGGCGCCGGAGGCCAAGCTCTTCGCCACCATCACCGCCGAGCCGCAGCCGCTCGACCGGCTGCTCGCCTCGACCGCGCAGGCGGCGACGCTGAACCGGCTGGTGGCGCGCGGCCTCGTCCATGTCTGCGGCTTCACGCCGTCGGACGCCGCCCACGTGCTTTCGCTGCAGTCGAACTGGGACGCAGCGACCGCCCGCATGGGCGCCGAGCTCTTCGCGCGGCGGCGCGACGGGCGCGGCCAGCCGATCGCCGCCTCGCCCGAGGCGATGGCGCAGCGCGTGCTGTCGGCGCTCACCCGGCGCTCGGCCGAGGTGATCCTGGAGACCGGCTTCGCCGAGGACGGGCTCGATGGGGCGGCGACCGTCGCCCATCCGCTGGTGCAGCGCGCGATGGACGCCAGGGGTGGCATCTCGGGGATCGCGGTGGCGCTCGACCGGCCGGTGGTCGGGCTCGGCGCCTCGGCGTCGCTGCACTATGCCGGCCTGCCGCCGCTGGTCGGCAACGACTGCGTGCTGCCGCCCGATGCCGACGTCGCCAATGCCCTCGGCGCCGTGGTCGGCCAGGTGCGGGTGACGGCGGAGGCCCGCGTCAGCCAGCCGAAGGAAGGGCTGTTCAGGATGAGTGCCGGCGAGACGATGCGCGACTTCCTGTCGGAAGAAGAGGCCATGGCCGCCGCCGAAGTGGAGATCGCACGGCTCGCCGCCGAGCGGGCGGAAGCGGCCGGCGCGCAGGACGCGCAGGTGACGATCGAGCGCGAGGTGAAGGCGGCGACGGTCGAGGGCAGCCGCAGCTTCGTCGAGGCGCTGCTCGTCGCCACCGCCAGCGGCCGCCCGCGGGTCGCGGCCTGA
- a CDS encoding CerR family C-terminal domain-containing protein, whose protein sequence is MIMSSAASEASRDPSGADQTRFALIQAALKLFGEKGFDGTSTREIATAARANIGSIAYHFGGKEGLRSACAEHIVEAVGAIAAQAIGPAAGALAGPMDRETARAILHAVAERFVMTVVGNPQAVPFVQFVLRELSQPTIALERIYDGVFEPNHKRFCLLWEKATGQPADSRQTMLTVFTIVGQVMYFRIAREAVTRRMGWADIGAAEGKAIAAAVCANIDAMVAAARKE, encoded by the coding sequence ATGATCATGTCCTCCGCCGCCTCCGAAGCCAGCCGCGACCCCAGCGGGGCCGACCAGACGCGTTTCGCGCTGATCCAGGCGGCGCTGAAGCTGTTCGGCGAGAAGGGCTTCGACGGCACCTCGACGCGGGAGATCGCGACGGCCGCCCGGGCCAACATCGGTTCGATCGCCTATCATTTCGGCGGCAAGGAAGGGCTTCGCTCCGCCTGCGCCGAGCACATCGTCGAGGCGGTGGGCGCCATCGCCGCGCAGGCGATCGGTCCGGCCGCCGGCGCTCTGGCGGGACCTATGGACCGCGAGACGGCGCGCGCCATCCTGCATGCCGTCGCCGAGCGCTTCGTCATGACCGTCGTCGGCAACCCGCAGGCCGTCCCCTTCGTCCAGTTCGTGCTGCGCGAACTGTCGCAGCCGACGATCGCCCTCGAGCGGATCTACGACGGCGTCTTTGAGCCCAACCACAAGCGCTTCTGCCTGCTGTGGGAGAAGGCGACCGGCCAGCCGGCCGATTCGCGGCAGACGATGCTCACCGTGTTCACCATCGTCGGCCAGGTCATGTATTTCCGCATCGCCCGCGAAGCGGTCACGCGGCGCATGGGCTGGGCCGACATCGGCGCGGCCGAGGGCAAGGCCATCGCCGCGGCCGTCTGCGCCAACATCGACGCCATGGTGGCGGCAGCCCGTAAGGAGTGA
- a CDS encoding ABC transporter ATP-binding protein, with protein sequence MNAIEVSGLVKRFGSKTVVDHVSMTVAEGEIVGFLGPNGSGKTTTIRIMCGLLTPDAGEGRVLGHDIRTEGLKIKRQVGYMTQKFSFYEDLTIAENLEFVARLYGLRPVSEHVGRTLDELGLASRRDQLAGTLSGGWKQRLALAACIMHQPKLLLLDEPTAGVDPKARREFWDEIHRLARGGLTVLVSTHYMDEAERCHRIAYISYGRMLAAGTVADVVRDAGLTTFLVSGPDLHRVAEALRGKSGVEQVAPFGAMLHVVGRDAAALRATLDDVAAGSAVTITRGETSLEDVFIQFMAGSKDNMA encoded by the coding sequence ATGAACGCCATCGAGGTCTCGGGTCTCGTCAAGCGCTTCGGGTCGAAGACCGTCGTCGACCACGTTTCGATGACGGTCGCCGAAGGAGAAATCGTCGGCTTCCTCGGCCCCAACGGTTCCGGCAAGACCACCACGATCCGCATCATGTGCGGCCTGCTCACGCCCGACGCGGGCGAGGGCCGCGTGCTCGGCCACGACATCCGCACCGAGGGCCTGAAGATCAAGCGGCAGGTCGGCTACATGACGCAGAAGTTCTCCTTCTACGAGGACCTGACGATCGCCGAGAACCTCGAATTCGTCGCCCGCCTCTACGGCCTGCGGCCCGTCAGCGAGCATGTCGGCCGCACGCTCGACGAACTCGGCCTCGCCTCGCGCCGCGACCAGCTCGCCGGCACCCTGTCGGGTGGGTGGAAGCAGCGGCTGGCGCTCGCCGCCTGCATCATGCACCAGCCGAAGCTGCTGCTGCTCGACGAGCCGACGGCCGGCGTCGACCCGAAGGCCCGCCGCGAGTTCTGGGACGAGATCCACCGGCTCGCCCGCGGCGGGCTCACCGTGCTGGTCTCCACCCACTACATGGACGAGGCCGAGCGCTGCCACCGCATCGCCTATATCTCCTACGGCCGGATGCTCGCCGCCGGCACGGTGGCCGACGTGGTGCGCGATGCCGGGCTGACGACCTTCCTCGTCTCGGGTCCCGATCTCCACCGCGTGGCGGAAGCCCTGCGCGGGAAGTCCGGCGTCGAGCAGGTCGCCCCCTTCGGCGCCATGCTGCACGTCGTCGGCCGGGACGCCGCCGCGCTGCGGGCCACGCTCGACGACGTCGCTGCCGGCAGTGCGGTGACCATCACGCGCGGCGAGACCAGCCTCGAGGACGTCTTCATCCAGTTCATGGCCGGCTCGAAGGACAACATGGCATGA